Part of the Sporosarcina sp. FSL K6-2383 genome is shown below.
TTGAATCGATCTTGCTCGATTCAAAATCTGTGACATCCGCAGGCCAACAGGATGTTGGTTAGCAACCGTTGCCGCAGGACGCGGTGAACTTAGGTTGCCTTCCATTCTTCATTCAGCGGGAGTTTGAACACCCACTTAATAGGAAAACAAAAACGCGTTCTTCTCACTATCTAGAGAGGTGGGAGTCTCCTTTAGCTGACGCTTCACTTTCAGTACAAAAGCATTTGCTGAATGAAGATAAAAGCGAAAAGCTGCTCCGGAAAAATTCCGAAACAGCTTTTCATATTGTAATTATTGTTGGTTAGTGCCACCCATTTGTTGTTGCGCCTGACGTACTAATCGCTTCGTAATTTCTCCGCCGACGGATCCGTTGGCACGCGATGTAGCATCTGGGCCCATCTGTACACCAAATTCGTTTGCAATTTCATTTTTCATTTGATCAAGTGCTTGTCTTACACCTGGAACGACAAGCTGATTTGAATTACCGCTGTTGTTACTAGCCATGATTACCACCTCCTTGTGCATGTAGAATGTGCCGCGTACGCAAATTCATGCACAAGGTTTCACTGGTAATTTTTGTATCACTTACAACAAATCTTCGAATTCGTCTTGCTGCTGAAGCGGCAAGTCAATGGTTACCCGCTCATTCACCGCTTCCTCAACCATCGGTGCGAAATCAGTAAAACTCTCATAGTGGATAACTTTTTCAAGCTTCGGTTTTGTTTTTGGATTCGAAGGTGAAAAGATTGTACAACAATCTTCGTATGGTTGAATCGAAATATCATAAGTCCCGATTTTTTGTGCAATCTCTATAATATCAAGCTTGTCTGAAGCAACAAGAGGACGCAAAATCGGCGTTGATGTTACGGCATTGATAGCCGTCAAACTTTCAAGCGTCTGACTTGCCACTTGCCCAAGACTCTCTCCAGTCACAATAGCGAGTGCACCTATTTCTGCACGGACTTGATCGGCAATTTGCAGCATTAATCTCCGCGTTGTCGTCATCGATATGTTGTCCGGTACCTGATTAACGATTGTTTGTTGAATCTCTGTAAACGGAATAATATGAAGACGGACTGCCGCACCGAAAGAACTTAATTTCTCAGCCAAATCCATAACTTTCTTTTTTGACATTTCACTTGTAAACGGCGGACTTGCAAAGTGAATCGCGTCAATTGACACTCCGCGTTTCATCATTAAGTAACCCGCAACTGGGCTATCAATGCCTCCTGATAACATCAATAACGAATGACCATTTGACCCAACTGGCATACCAGCAGCGCCCTTATGTACTTTCGCTGTCAAGAAAGCACCTTCACTTCTAATTTCCACATGCAATAGTATTTCTGGTTTTTTCATCTGCACAATCAATTCAGGAAATTGTTTTAATACATGCGCCGCTATTTCTTGTTGTAACTCTCCCGTTACGAGCGGGAATGATTTGTCCGTCCGCCTAATTTCTACCTTAAATGTTTTTCCTGCCGTTTCACCAGCTCCGATTACATCGATAGCAGTTTCTTTGATTGCTTCAAGTGTAGCTTCGCATTTTGCGACCGGACTGAAGGATTGTATGCCAAAAATATATGGTAACCTCTCAATTGCTTGCTCCATGTCCTGCTTGTCATCTGCAAACATGAACATCCGGTCGCGTTCCGACTTTAACACAACTGTCGGTAAATCACTTAAAGCTTCTTTTATATTATTGCGTAACTTCCTAACAAAGATATTTCGATTCCGACCTTTTAATGATATTTCACCATAGCGGATTAATAATTCGTTCCATTCCATCAGTCATTTCCCCTTCCAAGCAGCTCCATGAACTGAGCAAATACCTGCTCGAATTCCACTACATGTTGTTCACTATTATCTTTCCCAAAACTTACCCGGATGACTCCGTTTTTATATTTGTCGGCCAATTGAATTGCTTCTATTACATGCCCGGCGGCGCCACTTTTCGAAGAACAAGCACTGGAAGTCGATACTGTAATGCCTTTTTCTTGAAAGAAATTAACAGCAACTTCACCTTTTACTTTGTAAAATGCAATCGAAACAATATGCGGCGCCGCCTTATCAGGTGCAAGGATAACAGCATCCCTATAAGGCTCGATAAAACGAATCAGCCGATTTCTCCAATATCTGAAATCCTTCTGCTCTTCATCTAATGCGCTAATACGTATCGCTTTAGCAAGTGAAACAGCATCAGCAACGGCTACCGTACCACTTCGCAGCCCATTTTCTTGACCTCCACCAAAGTTCAAAGCTTGTGGTGAAATGCCTTTTCTAAATGCTAATAAACCCGACCCTTTTAAACCATTAATTTTATGGGCTGAGATGGTAATAGCGTCCGGTCCATCGCCCGCCAGCGAAACTGGTAATTTTCCAAAGCTTTGCACCGCATCCGAATGGAATAATGCGCGTGAGCACTTTTTAATAATACGTGCACACTCAGCTAGCGGCTGAATTGTGCCAATTTCATTGTTAACATGCATAATACTTACTACAGTTGTTTCTACCCGCAGCTTACTCTTTAGCTCTTCGGTAGAAATCATCCCTTGTTCATCCACCGTTAAGTAATCAACCTCAAACCCTTGTGTTTCTAGATATTTCATCGCATTCAGAACAGAAGGATGCTCAATTTCTGACGTAATAAGGTGGTTTCCCCTGGACCGCAGTGCCTGTGCAAAACCGATGACTGCTAAATTATTCGCTTCTGTCCCTCCAGAAGTAAATACAACTTGACCATCTGGCACGCCAAGAATCGATAAAATTTGTGCTCTTGATTTTTCTAGCAAGGCTTCCGCTTGCTTCCCCGCAAGATGAATAGAAGCTGGATTTGCAAAAAATCGCTTATTCACTTCCACGAAAGAGTTCAAGACACTTTCATCTGGAACAGTCGTCGCGCTGTTGTCAAAGTAAATCATTTGTTTCATCCTTTCAATCATCACAAATATCAATTACGCCTTGACGTAATTGTGCCCGGATTTTTTTCGAGTTAACTCGAAAAGCTCCCCTAAAAATAAGTGACACCCGCCGGAGGCTTCTGCTGAATGAAGATAAACGTGACAAAGCCACCTGCACTTACTATGCCGGTGGCTATTTTTTCGTTACCAAACCTTCACAAGTTCTTCTATTGTATCATCTTACACATGTTCTTTGACAAGTTCCTGAATTCGCTTCATAGCACCCGGTTCAACTTCCTCGACTGCTGTCGCCGCTTCTTCCAATGCTTTAGCATACCGGAATTGTCTAAACGATTCTTCGGCATCCAACAGGCGTTCATGCATTTCCGGATTAGAAGCACGGTAGCGATTCCCGTATTGAATAATCCATTCGATTAGCATGACATTATCGAGTAGCTCTTCCACTTTTCCGGTAACGTCAATAACCGCTTTTTCTGCACTTTCCAAGTATGTGTCCACAAGGCTCATATTAAGGGGTACTTCCTGCAAGCTTTGTGTCACAATATAAATTTGTTCGTCAGCCTCTTCAAGTCGTGCTTCCATTTCATCTGGAATCCCTGGAATATTCCCTTTTTGAAGCATTCGATCTGTATGTTGTAATTTACGAGAAAGTTCCTCCAGCTTTGTTCGGACATTATTTTCGTCGATGCGTAAATTTTTCATACGATTAGCGAAGCTATCTTGCTCATCAGCTATTTGCATGAGTTCCTCAGAAATCTGCTGTAGCTCTTCTTGTAAGCTTGAATTGGCAGATACTTTCTCCTCAATTCGACCAGCTAGCATTTCAAATCGTTTATCAATTGCCGACAATTTTTTAAGTGATTGCTGTGGTATTTGCGCCTCTTGTTCATTTAGTCGATAACTTTGCTGTACAAATGCCGCTTCGTCTGAAGTTTCCTTTGTTAGTGCAGTAATTTCTACTAGCTTTGCTGCAATTTCGCCATGATTGTCATCGACATAATGCTTGGCAGTTACTTCATTTTCTAAAGCATCATAATAGGAATCGATGCGATCATTTATTTCTGAAGTGCCCTGTTGGACAGATTCAATTTGTAATTCAGCCATTTTAGACTGCAACTCTTCCAGTTCACTTTCAATGGCGTCGAGGTGGTCCGTCAATTCTAAATGTTGCAGATAATAAGATTGCTCTTCCATCTCTTTCATTCCGTTCCGGAGCTCACGAAGAGCTGCTGGAATCTTATTTTGGAGCTCCGCCAATAAGGAAGGCGTTTCATGAATAATTTCAAACAGTCGGTCCCCTTTTGCCGACAAAGAAATAACAATTTCCCTCGCCAGTAAATAGTTTCCGTTATCTGTCAGCTCGTCAAATTCGTCAAATTTCGGATTAAACGCTTCCAGTTCTTTCTCCAATGGATTAGCCGTCATCCCAAATGAATGCTGATGTGCAAGGATTGTTTTTCGTGCAGCACGATGCTGCTCCTTCAATTTTTCCATTTCAA
Proteins encoded:
- a CDS encoding alpha/beta-type small acid-soluble spore protein, whose amino-acid sequence is MASNNSGNSNQLVVPGVRQALDQMKNEIANEFGVQMGPDATSRANGSVGGEITKRLVRQAQQQMGGTNQQ
- the thiI gene encoding tRNA uracil 4-sulfurtransferase ThiI, whose product is MEWNELLIRYGEISLKGRNRNIFVRKLRNNIKEALSDLPTVVLKSERDRMFMFADDKQDMEQAIERLPYIFGIQSFSPVAKCEATLEAIKETAIDVIGAGETAGKTFKVEIRRTDKSFPLVTGELQQEIAAHVLKQFPELIVQMKKPEILLHVEIRSEGAFLTAKVHKGAAGMPVGSNGHSLLMLSGGIDSPVAGYLMMKRGVSIDAIHFASPPFTSEMSKKKVMDLAEKLSSFGAAVRLHIIPFTEIQQTIVNQVPDNISMTTTRRLMLQIADQVRAEIGALAIVTGESLGQVASQTLESLTAINAVTSTPILRPLVASDKLDIIEIAQKIGTYDISIQPYEDCCTIFSPSNPKTKPKLEKVIHYESFTDFAPMVEEAVNERVTIDLPLQQQDEFEDLL
- a CDS encoding cysteine desulfurase family protein, with the protein product MIYFDNSATTVPDESVLNSFVEVNKRFFANPASIHLAGKQAEALLEKSRAQILSILGVPDGQVVFTSGGTEANNLAVIGFAQALRSRGNHLITSEIEHPSVLNAMKYLETQGFEVDYLTVDEQGMISTEELKSKLRVETTVVSIMHVNNEIGTIQPLAECARIIKKCSRALFHSDAVQSFGKLPVSLAGDGPDAITISAHKINGLKGSGLLAFRKGISPQALNFGGGQENGLRSGTVAVADAVSLAKAIRISALDEEQKDFRYWRNRLIRFIEPYRDAVILAPDKAAPHIVSIAFYKVKGEVAVNFFQEKGITVSTSSACSSKSGAAGHVIEAIQLADKYKNGVIRVSFGKDNSEQHVVEFEQVFAQFMELLGRGND
- the ezrA gene encoding septation ring formation regulator EzrA; the encoded protein is MIYFIIPIIVLIIAITIIFMFRRKHIQQVGRLEQEKLQIQHKPILEEMTKVKQLNMTGETEENFERWRNEWTEVMDIHMPKIDSLLFDVEDLVDRFRFGKATEVEKGIQEKILFCDKKMNDILQELNELVGSEEKNRIEMEKLKEQHRAARKTILAHQHSFGMTANPLEKELEAFNPKFDEFDELTDNGNYLLAREIVISLSAKGDRLFEIIHETPSLLAELQNKIPAALRELRNGMKEMEEQSYYLQHLELTDHLDAIESELEELQSKMAELQIESVQQGTSEINDRIDSYYDALENEVTAKHYVDDNHGEIAAKLVEITALTKETSDEAAFVQQSYRLNEQEAQIPQQSLKKLSAIDKRFEMLAGRIEEKVSANSSLQEELQQISEELMQIADEQDSFANRMKNLRIDENNVRTKLEELSRKLQHTDRMLQKGNIPGIPDEMEARLEEADEQIYIVTQSLQEVPLNMSLVDTYLESAEKAVIDVTGKVEELLDNVMLIEWIIQYGNRYRASNPEMHERLLDAEESFRQFRYAKALEEAATAVEEVEPGAMKRIQELVKEHV